GGGATGTCTTTTGAGTCGGCTATCAATGCTACCAATGACTACTATCTAGCCCATGGTATTGCGGTTATCCACAAAAAACCGACACCTATACAAATTGTTAAAGTTGATTATCCTAAAAGGAGTCGGGCAAAGATTGTCGAAGCTTATTTTAGACAGGCATCAACAACGGATTATTCTGGTGTTTATAATGGTCATTACATTGACTTTGAAGCTAAAGAAACCCGGCAGAAAACGGCTATGCCTTTGAAAAATTTTCACGATCATCAAATTGATCATATGAAACGCGTCATTGATCAGAAAGGTATTTGCTTTGTTTTAATGCATTTTTCAACCTTAAAACAAACTTACTATTTGCCAGCTCAACACTTGATAGATTTTTATCAAGTTGAGAGTGGTAAGAGGTCCATGCCTTTGACTTTTATTCAACAACACGGTTTTGCTATAACCTTAGCAAGCTTTCCTCAAGTTCCATATCTTGATATTATTGAACAACATTTTTTAGGTGGAATATAAAATGAATTACATTTCAAAAATCGCCAAATATATCCTTTTAGCAATGGCTGGACTAGCTATTTTAGGAGTCGTTATTGGTGGTCTCCTCTTTACTTTTTATGCTAGTACAGCACCCAAATTATCTGAAGCTAAGTTAAAATCAACAACTTCTAGTCTTATTTTTGATAGCGAAAATAATCTCATCGCTGACTTAGGAGCTGAAAAGCGTGAAAACGTAACAGCTGATAACATTCCACTTGATTTGGTCAATGCTATCACTTCTATTGAAGACCATCGTTTTTTTGAACATCGTGGTATTGATATTTACCGTATCCTAGGAGCAGCTTGGAACAACTTAACAAGTAACACGACACAGGGTGGCTCAACTCTCGATCAGCAACTTATCAAGTTAGCCTACTTTTCTACCAACAAGTCTGACCAAAACCTAAAGCGTAAAGCGCAAGAGGGCTGGTTAGCCTATAAAATGGAAAAAGAGTATACAAAAGAAGAAATCCTAACATTCTATATCAATAAAGTATATATGGGGAATGGTAACTATGGGATGTTAACAGCTGCCAAGTCATACTTTGGAAAAGATTTAAAAGACTTGTCCATTGCTCAAGTAGCTCTATTAGCTGGAATCCCCCAAGCTCCTAGCCAATACGATCCTTATACTAATCCCGAAACAGCTAAACACCGTCGAGACACTGTTCTATCAGAGATGTATGAATTGAAAAAAATTACTAAAGAACAGTATGACACTGCTATCGCAACACCTATTAATGATGGTTTAAACGAACTTAAAAAAGAGGCTAGCTATGAGCCTTACTTCGATAACTATCTTAAAGAAGTTATCAATCAAGTTAAAGAGAAAACTGGAAAAGACGTCTATACAGCTGGCTTAAAAGTCTACACCAACGTTAATTCTGACTTCCAAAAATTCTTATGGGATATTTATAACACTGATACCTATGTGTACTATCCTGATGATAAATTCCAGGTAGCCTCAACTGTGATGGATGTTACAAACGGTAACGTTGTTGCACAATTGGGTGGTCGTAAACAAGAAAATGTTTCCCTCGGAACCAATCAGGCAGTTCTTACCGATCGCGATTGGGGGTCAACAATGAAACCAATTACCGATTACGCACCTGCTCTTGAAAACGACATCTACTCAGCTACTTCTGCAAATATTCAAGATAGTTACTACACATGGCCTGGAACGGACCAACAAGTCTATAACTGGGACCGTAAGTACTACGGTAATATGACTATTCAACGTGCTATCCAGGAGTCTCGTAATATTCCTGCTATCAGAGCACTTGAAGCAGTTGGCTTGAAAAACGCTCAAAACTTCCTCAAAGGTCTAGGGATTAATTATCCTGAATTGCATTATTCTAATGCTATCTCAAGTAATACAAGCAGTAATAGTCAAAAATACGGCGCAAGCAGTGAAAAAATGGCTGCTGCCTATGCAAGCTTTGCAAACGGTGGTACCTACTATGAGCCTATGTATATCAATCGTATTGAGTTTAACGATGGTACGAAAGAAGATTATGCTGCACCTGGCAAACGTGCAATGAAGGCTACCACCGCTTATATGATGACTGATATGATGAAGTCTGTACTCTCTTATGGTATAGGGACCAATGCCGCTATTAGTGGCCTATATCAAGCAGGTAAAACTGGAACTTCAAACTATGCTGATGATGAATTAGCTAAGATAGAAGCTGAAACTGGTATCTACAACAGCGTTGTCGGTACTATGGCCCCTGATGAAACTTTCGTCGGCTACACTAGCAAATATTCTATGGCAGTATGGACTGGTTATAGAAATCGTTTGACACCTTTATACGGTGGAATGCTTGACACAGCGACAGATATCTATCGAACAATGATGTCCTACATTACAGGGGGATACAGCGAAGATTGGATTATGCCTGACGGTCTTTATAGAAGTGGTAGTTACGTTTACCTCAGTGGCTATACTGGAAACACTAACCTAGGTAACTACAACTACAATACTTACGGTACCAATAATACTTTTGGAACCACTAATGGTAACTACCTTAACGAAAACAGCTCTAATAGCAGTTCTATCCCTTCTTCCTCTGATGCTACGGCTAATCCTGCTTCTGAATCTCAGAACGGAAACACCGATAAGGAAGATAGCCCTCAAACAGATAACCAATCAAATCCAAATCAAGGTGGAAATCCTGGAAACCAAGATAAGGACGACTAATCGCTTATAGTACCGCATGTGATAACAATATAAATTACATGAAAATAAGGAAAAGCCCTTACTAGTGTTCATCTCACTAGTAAGGGCTTTTCCTTGATAACTTTTATAGAAAAAATTGATAAAAGCGAGGCTATCGTGAGATAGTTCTCCCATTCACTAATATCATATAACATTTTGACAAAGAGACAAAGATTCAGCTTAAAACTTTTAAAAAACAAAAACTGGCTTAGAATAAACTTATCAAGAAACTTTGATTCTAAGCCAGTTTATATTATTCAGTTTTTAACATAATATCTAAAGTCTACCTTGCTGCTCCGATTCTATTTGTTATAACAGAAAAGGCAAGATACTTACCTTCACTGGTTAAAGTAATAACAAAATTAGGAATAAATAGAATTAAGTCCCAAATTATCAGACCTAATCTCTGAACAATATATTTGGACTAAGATGAGTACCTTATGACTTAATCGCAATATTTCCTAATTTACCTTCAATATAAAATCATCTGGATCAGATACTATTTTGCTACTTTTCCCCTTTGTAGCATGTGGTAAGGACAATTTAAGATGGTCTAAGTGATTATCTTCCACCAAGTAGCGCCTCGATAATTTCGCCATTGTACCGTCTCTATAGAGAGTTAGTAAGCGTTGATTAACAAAGCGATGAAGCTCCTTTTCTTCTCTAGAAAAAATATAGTGTACAGGGGTATGATCAAATTTAGGGAGACCGACAGTAACTTGCTGGAGATTACTAAAGCGGTTATCTTTGATTAAATGGTTGGTTGCTAATTGATCAAATAGTTTAAAATCATAGTCCCCACGATTGAGACTATCGAACATACTAGTAAGACTCTCATTAGTATACTCTAATTGAACAGGAGTTTGAGGATTCTCCTCATTATATTTTTCCCAAAAATTAGCCGTTGTCGTTCCATGAATAACCCTTGTTCTCTTATTGGTAAGATCTTTAAATTGCTTGATACCACTGTTTTTATTAACTATCAAAACAGTACTATTATGTGCAGTTGCATAAGAATATAAAAAATAATTTTGACGCTCATCCGTCCTGGCAATTGAGCTAGCTCCCATTTGATAGTTATTTTCTTTAATTCCAGCAAAAATAGAAGACCACTCTGTTTTACGAATTTTTAGCTGATAAGTGTTAGAATCTTTAAAAATTTCTCTTGCTAACTCAATTTCATAACCTGTTAGTGCCTCATCTTTTATATATGAGAATGGTTTTGTTGTACCGACAGTTGCCAAGGTCACCGTTCTACGCTGAGGTTTCCAACATTCTATCAGTAAAAATCCTAGCAGTGCTATGATAGTAAATCCAAGATATAAACCCATGACTTTTTTTAATTTCATTCTGCCTACTTCTATTTTAAAGGTTATTCATATTTTAGCACGCTATCGAATTTTTAACAATATTTTGTCATATCTCATTAACGAAAAGACTCTGGGATGTACTGTCCACCAATAATGGGACATCAGAAAAATACTTTTATACACCCGCTTTTCTTATCCAGCTGCGGTACTTTATTGCTGTTCCACCTTCAAGCGTAATTGCTCCACGTCAGATGGCTGTTCTAGCCCAAAGTTAGAAATGAACAAGTGATAGGAAATCCAATTGTTCGAGTTACTGATTTTCGTCCTACTCTCCTATTTTTTTAGTACTAGGAGTTGCGAGAAGTAAGGTAGTTACCGCCTAAAAAGGTATTTATCGGCACGTTCCTTAGTATAACTAAGGTTATTTGCCGCAACTTGATAATGACCACTGTCTAAACCAACAAAAATACTTTCCCAAGTCGTCTTTTTAAAAGAAAAGAGGCGGATATCTCCTGCAGTAGCCACAACCACTTCCTTCTCCTTGTCATGAGCAAAAGGTGCTACAAGTAAACTTCCTACAACAACTAATCCTAAAATAATATTTTTCTTCATACCTTATCTCCATTCTAATAGTCACTAACAACTTAGTTGATATGATACCAAAGACTCTGGACGATGACTAATCCTATTTTTTATGGTAAGTTATCATAAATCTTTCTAACAAAAAAGAGGCTTGAGCCTCTCTTCTTTATTAGAAATCTGCCACGTTGTGGTAAACTTTTTGGACGTCATCATCATCTTCCAGCGCATCAACTAGCTTTTCAAAGGTTTCTAAGTCTTCTCCCTCAAGCGTCACTTCGGATTGTGGAATCATTTCAAGTTCAGTCACTTGGAATTCTTCAATACCTGATTGGCGAAGAGCTTCCAGACCATTGTGAAGATCTGTTGGTGCTGTGTAGACAGTGATAGTTCCTTCGTGCTCTTCGACATCGTCTACTTCGACATCTGCTTCAAGCAATTGCTCAAAGATAGCATCAGCATCATCGCCAGTGAAGACAATAACACCTTTTTTATCAAACATATAGGATACAGAACCTGCTGCACCCATGTTGCCCCCATTTTTACCGTAAGCTGTACGAACATTAGCCGCTGTACGGTTAACGTTTGACGTCAAGGTATCGACAATAATCATTGAACCATTTGGTCCAAAACCTTCATAACGACCTTCTACAAACGTCTCATCTGTATTACCTTTAGCCTTATCAATGGCTTTATCAATAACGTGTTTTGGTACTTGAGCTTGTTTGGCACGATCGATAACAAATTTCAAAGCTGAGTTTGTTTCTGGATCTGGATCACCTTGTTTAGCAGCAACGTAGATTTCGACACCAAATTTAGCGTAAACTTTAGACGTTGCGCCGTCTTTAGCCGTTTTCTTTGCAACAATATTTGCCCACTTACGTCCCATGGGATTCACCTCTTAAATTTATATGATTTTGGCCTATACTAAGGACCAATGACTTTACTATTATAGCACTTTGGCGGGATTTCGTAAAATATCATCCTAGTCACTCATCTGGTTCAATCCCCAAAGGGATACGCCCTAAATTCTGCTCAATGATATCTGGATGTCCCAATCGATAAATAGTATCAGCCCGTTGACTCGTTTCATCCCAAGGAACCTTACCGATGCGGCTGATAATTTCCACAGACTTTTTCACACCTTTTAAATGTTCTTGCCCTTTTTGGGAAAATCCTAACAGTCGAACAGCTTCAGGAATTGGTTTTTCCACAGCATTGACTAAAATGTAGGTCAACACCCGTCTAACCCTGGCTTTCGTAAACCGTTTAGTAGCAACTTTAGCCACAAGATCTTCAAGCGAGGAAGCTGATTGGATAACTGATTGTATCCGACTAGCCAATTCGTCATTCACTTGAAAGACTTTGGTCAAATCAGAATGCGTGAGAACCTGGTATTTTAACAAGGGAAAATAGTTATCCCAAGACACTTGTGGACAAGCCTGTAATAAGTCATAGTTAGGCACGGACTTTTCCACAAAAGCAGGGTCATTTCTGTGCAGGCGAATAGCAGTTGCTGAAGCAATCGTCTCGGATTTGCTTTCTGAGTGGAAACCAGCGCCTAGGCGCTTAATAGGCTGTAATTTGATCTTTCTAACTGCACATGCCTTAGCATAAGCCAATCCCAAGATGTGATTTGGCGTATTGCCAGAAAAAGAAATCCCTGTAAAGTGCTCCCACATGTCTTGACTTTTTTGAGGATAAGATAGGTGATCTGGCAGACTAGCCAGGTAATCCTTCATGGCAGCTTGCTTGGTCGCATAAGTCTCAGCCATCTGATTATAATCAATCATTTCTTCCGTTCCAAAGGTCAGCTGATTAATACCCAACTTTGCAAGAATGGCAACCGCACCGTCAGCGAAATAGTCGGCAGACTGGACGGAAACGAGAAAAGGAAGCTCCACCACGAGGTCCGCACCATTTTCCAAGGCCATCTGCGCCCTGGTCCACTTATCAACAAAGGCAGGCTCCCCACGCTGCATAAAATTACCAGACATTGCAACAATTTTGAGCCCTTCTGCTTGCTCTAAGAGGTATTTATGTCCATTATGGAATGGATTAAATTCAGCGATGATACCGGTGATTGTCATAAAAACCTCGTTATTTTTGCGCCACAAAAAACCATCTCTTACTTGTCTCAGTTGGCTCTTTATCTTCAAAATCGGCATAGAGTTTGAAGGATTTGAAGCCAGCTTGTTCAAGTAGAATGTCATAGGTTAAGACTTCGTAAGTGCGTTCGTCATGGACTTCGTCAAAGCGAGTGAAACGGCCATCCTCATCTTGGATAAAGAAGGTTAACTCATGTACGACTGAGTGTGGCGCTTCATCTTCAAAAGAATCCCAAACCATGGCAAAGTCTTCCGCATTTTCGTGATAAGAGTAACCCGGGAAAATCTCATCAATTTGATAGGTTGAGTGCACATCAAAAATAAAAACACCGTCTTCTTCTAAACTGTCATAAACTTGCTTGAAGACATCTCCAACTTCAACCTCGTCCTGCATATAACAGATAGAATCTGAATAACAGGTCACAAAATCGAATTTACCAGCTCTTGATAAATCCAGCATATTGCCTTGTTGGAAAGCAATCTTTTGCTTGGCTGATTCAGCTCGCTTTTGGGCAATATCTAACATTTCTTGACTCAAGTCTAAACCAGTTACATCAAATCCTGCTTGCGAGAAACGAACAGATTGAATTCCAGTTCCACAGGCTAATTCTAGTAATTTTTTGCGATGGTTTGATTTTGGTAAATGACGGAGCGAAAAGTCCGTCCACAAGTCATAAAGAGAGTCATCCATGATAGCATCGTATACTGATGCAAATTTTTCGTAATTTTTGTTCATGATACAACGTGCGGCCGTAGGCAAAGACACAGTAAAAATAGGAGATTAACACAGTACACAGTGGTTTTGGATACAAGCCAATCTATCTTTTTTACACTGTCTTCGTCTTTAGCGTGTGTTCAAATGAGAACCTCCGTGACCGCCTTCCTTTCTGTCAATTCTCAAAAACCTTGCCTGAAAGCAAGGTCTAAATATTATGCAAGATATGCTGCGACATCTACTTCCGGAGCTTCATGCCAGAGTTTTTCAAGATTGTAATGGAAACGTTCATCTTCTGAGAAGATATGTACAACGACATCGTTGAGGTCAAGAAGAACCCAACCTGTCTTGCTGTCGCCTTCAATATGACTAGGGTCTCCACCAGCTTCTTTGACTTTTTCACGAATGTTATCTGCAATCGCCTCTAATTGACGGCTATTGGTTGAGCTAACAATGACGAAATAATCCGTCACACTAGTCAATCCTGCTAAATCAAGGGCAAGAATATCTTCCCCACGTTTTTCATCAGCTGCTTTGACAACTAATTCAAGTAATTCTGTTTTGTTCACTATTTTTCCTCTTTTATTAATTCTTCTAAAAAATCAACTTCGGCAAAACGATCTGCCCATATATTTTCGTAATGCTCAATCAATGTTGTTGCTTCTATGTCTTCTGCCTCAAAAGTTGTTGTACCATTTTCAATGACAAACATAGTATATCCGTATTCAAAAGCTACTTTTATGGTAGTATCCACACAATATTCTGTTTGCATTCCTGCTATAATTAGCGACTCTATCCCCTGTTCATCTAAGTAAGCTTTCAATCCAGTATTTTTAAAAGCACTATTATAAGACTTTGAAATCTTTTTTTCCGCTTGCTTAGGTGCAAGTTCTGAATAAATCTGCCAACCGTGAGAACCTTCTATAATGTCATCATCCTGATGTTGGATAAAAATAACCTCTATTCCAGATTCTCTAGCCCAGCTTATTGCACGCTTCCAAATAGCAATCCTTTCCGTGATTTGATAAGGATTTGCTTCAACCAAAGCATTCTGGACATCAATCATCAATAAAGCTTGCTTCATCCTTAATCTTCCTTCATGTACTTGACAAAACTATTGTAAGTTTCGATGGTTTTTGGGTAAATGGGCTGTGCTTTTTGAGCTAGAAAGGCTACGGTGTTAATGGTTTCATAAGCCACTGCTTGATCGAGATTTTGCTGTGCAATCTCTCGTGCTTTAGCAACCAAGGGGAAATCACGGTTATGTTCAATGTAATCTGCCACATAAACAATCTTATCCAAAGTTGTCATGTCAGCAGCACCAATGGTATGAATTTCAATGGCACGTAGAATCTCTGGATCAGTTAAACCAAGTTCTTCTTGGATTTTATATCTACCAACCACACCATGCCAGACATTGTTATTCCAGTTTTTTAAATCAGGATCAAGCTGGTATTTATCAATCAAGTCTAAAAATTCTTGGTCTGAACTTTCTTTGGCATAATCGTGTAGTAGCCCTGCTAAGCCTGCTTTGACTTGATCGTAATTGTTTAAACGGGCTAGCTCTATAGCTGCCTGCTCGACGCCTAGAACGTGTGTGAATCGTTTGGCACTCATCGCTGACTGCAGTTTTTCCAAGAGTTGGTCTCTATGATAAGCTGTGTAGGATTGGTAACTCATCGGTAAAGTCCTTCTGCTTCGATATAATCCAAGACTGGTTTTGGAAGGAGGTAGTTAGGCTGGCGATCTTTCTTTATGAAATCACGTATCATGCTTGAAGAAATGTCCATGAGCGGAACGTCAACCCAGATAACCGGATAAGAGGTTCCTGCCTTGTATTTGGGGCGTTGAACACCAACAAACTGAACCATTTGGATAAGCTCATCAATCTTATGCCACTTGGGTAGGTAGTCAACCATATCGGCACCAATGATAAAGTAATAATCCACGTCGGGATTCTTCTCTGTAAGGAGCTTCATAGTTTCATAGGTATAGGAAATGCCTTTACGTTCAAGCTCAATGGTCTCAATATCCAAGCCTTGCACATCTTGAATAGCCAACTCCAACATTTTAAGTCGGTGTTTCTCATCAATAGTCTCTTTGTGATCCACGTGAGGTGGCTCAAACTCAGGCATGAGGTAAACCTGATCCAAGCCTAATTGCTGGCGAACCTGGTCTGCGACTACCAAGTGAGCGTTATGAACAGGGTTAAAATTTCCCCCTAAAATACCGACCTGTTTACGGTCAGTTTCTTTTTTCTCTTCTTCTAGCTCCACTTTGGTAAAGGGAGTTAAGAGCTCAATAGGCATAGCTACTCCTTACACGATACGTTTGATTTCTTACTCTAGTTTGCTTTTAAGGCTTTCACTTTTGGTGAGAGCTTACGATTTTCTTTTTTGGCTGATTCTTTAAAGAGGATTAGGATACGACCAATTTTAAGAACGGTATCGCAACCAATTTCATCTTCGAGCGTTTCAGCTACATCATGAATGTCTTCGTCTGTGTTTTGAAGAAGGGTTACCTTAATCAATTCACGCGCATCTAAAGCGTTACGAACACTGGTTTTAATTTGGTTATTTAAACCATTTTTTCCAATTTGGACAATAGGTTTTAGGGAATGCGCCTCTGATTTTAAGAAGGCACGTTGTTTACTTGTTAGTGACATAAAATCTTTCTTTTCTATCTATTAAATCAAAGCTTTGCGAACAAGCACTGACACCCCTTCTGGTGCCCAGGCCGCAACAACTGTCGGATTTTCAGCAGTAGTATTGACACGAATCCAACCAAGTCCTGAAAAGACGATATCTGTCTTATCTTTGATGGTAAATTCATGGCGAACTAATTTTGGAAAATCAGCTTTTTCTTTGTTAGAAGGTGGGGTCAAAAGACTACCAGCATGCTTGTCATAAAAAGCATCTGCCCCTTCTAATTTCGTACGGTGTAATTCTAAATTATTATCAAAATAAGCGGTAAAACCTTGCTTTTGCCCTGAAACAAAATCAAATCGTCCTAAACCACCTAAAAAGAGGGTTTGCCTTGAATTTAGCTGATAAGTCTTGGGCTTGATTTCCTTTTTAGGACTGATGTATTTAAGGTTTTTAGCGGTCAAATAATGCGCCATTTGGTGACGGTGAATAATCCCTGGCGTATCATAGATGTAAGTACCATCATCCAGCGGAATTTCAATCTTATCAAGGGTTGTTCCAGGGAAGCGTGATGTGGTAATCACATCTTTATCCCCTGTGATTTCTTGAATAATAGCATTGATAAGAGTTGATTTACCAACGTTGGTTACCCCAACAACAAAGACATCACGTCCATGGCGATATTTTTCAATAGCCTCAATCAAATCACGAATAGCTGTTTTATTTTGCGCACTAGTCAAGACTGTATCAACAGGTCTAAAACCTTCTTCGTGAGCCCTTTCCGTCAGCCATTGTGTGACTTTACTATCTTTGACAGACTTAGGTAAAATATCTTTTTTATTGCCAACAAGAAGGACATCATTCCCAGATACAAAACGAGGCAAGCCAGGAATGACTGAGCCATTAAAGTCAAAAATATCAATGACATTAACCACTAGGGCATCACTATCACCAACTTCATGCAAGAGTTTTAAAAATTCATCGTCTGAGATATTAACATCAACGATTTCATTGTAGTGACGTAGTCTGAAACAACGTTGACAGTATAACTCACCAGTTTCTAGTCCTTTTTCTAAAGCACTTTTCGGTGTATAACCTGCTGCTTCTTTGGTCTCAGTTTGAATTTTGGCTCCGCAGCCAATACACATTAAATCTTCCATTAAATTCCTTTTTGATAGATAATTTTCCCGTATTTGGCTTCTAGTTTAGCCCAGACACGGCGTTCACGTGCACGGTTCACTTTTGTATTCCAAGCGTCTGATGGCACAATCGGTTTCACAAGAATCGAACGAATACCTGCACGATGTGCTGCACGAATATCCGTCATCAATTGATCACCAACCATAACAACTTCTGATTTGTTAAAACCATAGCGCCCTATTGCAATATCAATACCACGGGTGAAAGGCTTTAAGGCACGACTGACAAAGTCTACACCAAAACGCTCCACCGCTTGTTTAACACGTGCATGATTATTGTTAGAGACCACAACAACTGGAATGTCAGCTTGTGTCATTTCATCCAACCAAGCTCTTAGCTCATCTGTACCATCAGGATTATTCCAAGCAATCAAGGTATTGTCCAAATCTACTAAGACCGCACGAATACCCTGGCGGATTAAATCGTCCGCCCGCAAATCATAAACAGCCTCAACCACATGGTCCGGCCTATAATCTTCAATAGCCAATCTATTCTCCAAAAAATATAATATTACTCTTTATTATAGCATACTTTAAAGGCTTTGGGAAAATGCCAAAGTTCTTTTTATAGAAAGTCTAGTTGCTCTTACTTAATACAAAAAATCATGGATTTCAACCAAAGTAGTTGCAACTTTTATAGTCAAATATCATTAACTAATGATTGATACGCCAACTATAATAAGCTTGAAAAAGTATCAATGAAAATACGGTGCTATCAGGAAAATAGTTATAAATATTATACGTCACACACTATTCTTTAGCTAGTTTATCTTGGAATCTAAAACAAAAAAACTAGCTCATTTTTAAAAAATGGGCTAGTTTTTGCTCGTTTAAATGACTTAGAAACTTCTGAGTTAAGAAGGATTAAATATTAATAATGCTACTGAAAAGTAAATTTAAGTTGGGCTTCTGGGTCAATCATCTTGAATAAATTATTATAATAATCTATTGCAGATTCTTTGATCATACTGTTACTCGTGGTGCTAGTTAAGTTTCAACGAATCAGGGCAGTAGGTACGATAAAATTGAGAACCGATTTGAGCTAATTGTTTGATATTCCATTATAAATGATGGAATTTATCGGTATACTGTAAGTGGCTCATTGGGACTACCTCCTGTTTGTTTTGTCACTTACAGTATAGTCCTTTGGGGCTTTTTATTGTCGTTGAAACTTAACTAGCACCACGAGTATTAAAGAAGTATCTACAAAATCATTCAATCACTTGAGTTTCTGCCATTTTTTTATACCAGTAGGCACTCTTTTTAGGATAACGTTCTT
The sequence above is drawn from the Streptococcus pluranimalium genome and encodes:
- the yhbY gene encoding ribosome assembly RNA-binding protein YhbY, with protein sequence MSLTSKQRAFLKSEAHSLKPIVQIGKNGLNNQIKTSVRNALDARELIKVTLLQNTDEDIHDVAETLEDEIGCDTVLKIGRILILFKESAKKENRKLSPKVKALKAN
- the yqeH gene encoding ribosome biogenesis GTPase YqeH, producing MEDLMCIGCGAKIQTETKEAAGYTPKSALEKGLETGELYCQRCFRLRHYNEIVDVNISDDEFLKLLHEVGDSDALVVNVIDIFDFNGSVIPGLPRFVSGNDVLLVGNKKDILPKSVKDSKVTQWLTERAHEEGFRPVDTVLTSAQNKTAIRDLIEAIEKYRHGRDVFVVGVTNVGKSTLINAIIQEITGDKDVITTSRFPGTTLDKIEIPLDDGTYIYDTPGIIHRHQMAHYLTAKNLKYISPKKEIKPKTYQLNSRQTLFLGGLGRFDFVSGQKQGFTAYFDNNLELHRTKLEGADAFYDKHAGSLLTPPSNKEKADFPKLVRHEFTIKDKTDIVFSGLGWIRVNTTAENPTVVAAWAPEGVSVLVRKALI
- a CDS encoding YqeG family HAD IIIA-type phosphatase, with protein sequence MAIEDYRPDHVVEAVYDLRADDLIRQGIRAVLVDLDNTLIAWNNPDGTDELRAWLDEMTQADIPVVVVSNNNHARVKQAVERFGVDFVSRALKPFTRGIDIAIGRYGFNKSEVVMVGDQLMTDIRAAHRAGIRSILVKPIVPSDAWNTKVNRARERRVWAKLEAKYGKIIYQKGI